The Streptomyces cynarae genome contains a region encoding:
- a CDS encoding cytochrome P450 yields the protein MDAQPYATAPADSPSLASLPVPPLLTSEFDADPGGVYERLRRTYGPVAPVGLMGVPVWLVLGYREVLQVLRDESVWRRDVRYWRARAQGWLPADWPLLAGYEVRQTMFMDGDEHRAARRTHHSALRPFQDGHTPQGWELRAAVARYTDELIGVLAAESGPTGFADLGAQYTRPLLLMVTTRLFGCPEELGDELVMDLWRMLDGGSDAGAATGRALAAMTRLAAHRRARPGDDLTSYMLLADPGLSDEQLGRELFMNAVYLNDVTGNMVLNTLLEVLRGNATVRLGLSAGQLGETVNRAALVNPPVANMCFRFAARDVRLGNFWIRAGDAVSPSAAAAHRDLLALDSSSPVDSTISTRAHLGWGAGQHQCPSPARELGGMIVATAVGRVFEHFARAELTLPSDQLPWRSGPVVRGLRLLPIRYELHGDVPLPGARGSSGEAPEPPEKPRAVGREARGLLTGLRRLMFGGR from the coding sequence ATGGACGCCCAACCGTACGCGACCGCGCCGGCCGACAGCCCGTCGCTCGCCTCGCTGCCGGTACCGCCGCTGCTCACCTCGGAGTTCGACGCCGATCCCGGGGGCGTGTACGAGCGGCTGCGGCGCACCTACGGCCCGGTGGCGCCGGTCGGGCTGATGGGGGTGCCCGTGTGGCTGGTGCTCGGCTACCGCGAGGTCCTTCAGGTGCTGCGGGACGAGAGCGTGTGGCGGCGGGACGTGCGGTACTGGCGGGCCCGGGCGCAGGGGTGGCTGCCGGCGGACTGGCCGCTGCTCGCGGGCTACGAGGTGCGGCAGACGATGTTCATGGACGGCGACGAACACCGGGCGGCCCGCCGCACCCACCACTCGGCGCTGCGCCCCTTCCAGGACGGGCACACGCCGCAGGGCTGGGAGCTGCGGGCCGCCGTCGCCCGCTACACGGACGAACTGATCGGCGTGCTGGCCGCCGAGTCGGGGCCGACGGGGTTCGCGGATCTCGGGGCGCAGTACACACGGCCGTTGCTGCTGATGGTGACGACGCGGCTGTTCGGCTGCCCGGAGGAGCTGGGCGACGAGCTGGTCATGGACCTGTGGCGGATGCTGGACGGCGGGTCGGACGCGGGGGCGGCGACGGGCAGGGCGCTCGCGGCCATGACGCGACTGGCGGCGCACCGCCGGGCGCGGCCGGGTGACGACCTGACGTCGTACATGCTGCTGGCCGATCCCGGCCTGTCGGACGAACAGCTGGGCCGGGAGCTGTTCATGAACGCGGTCTACCTCAACGACGTCACCGGGAACATGGTGCTGAACACGCTCCTGGAGGTGCTGCGGGGCAACGCCACGGTGCGGCTCGGTCTGTCGGCCGGGCAGCTGGGGGAGACCGTGAACCGGGCGGCGCTGGTCAATCCGCCGGTGGCCAACATGTGTTTCCGCTTCGCGGCGCGGGACGTGCGGCTGGGCAACTTCTGGATCCGGGCGGGCGACGCGGTGTCGCCGTCCGCGGCGGCCGCGCACCGGGACCTGCTGGCGCTCGACTCGTCCTCGCCGGTGGACTCGACGATCAGTACGCGGGCGCATCTGGGGTGGGGAGCGGGTCAGCACCAGTGCCCGAGTCCGGCGCGGGAGCTGGGCGGGATGATCGTGGCGACGGCGGTGGGGCGGGTCTTCGAGCACTTCGCGCGGGCGGAACTGACGTTGCCGTCCGATCAGTTGCCGTGGCGGTCGGGGCCGGTGGTGCGGGGGCTGCGACTGCTGCCGATCCGCTACGAGTTGCACGGGGACGTGCCGCTGCCGGGCGCGCGTGGCTCCTCGGGGGAAGCTCCGGAACCCCCGGAGAAGCCGCGCGCTGTGGGGCGGGAGGCGAGGGGCTTGCTGACGGGGCTGCGGAGGCTGATGTTCGGCGGCCGCTGA
- the glgB gene encoding 1,4-alpha-glucan branching enzyme: protein MTPPSPAEEAPSVTPRPPSDDSTKKSAEGRPTAGAQKATAAASEPPTAGKKKAVAKKAATGAKKATAKTAVAKKAVAKTPVAGVEEAAAESENTAAVKAPAEKAPAKKAPAKKAPAKTTTARTTTAEKTAAKKVAAKKVAAKKVAARTTAAEVVAEKAVAKKAPAGTAPAKKALAKKTAAKAAKTTVAKAPAKKTAARTTAAKKTAAKKVAAEKVTAQKAVAADPLATVAVSPALAAGDRERLLAGTHHDPHSVLGAHPVPGGVALRAFRPYALSVTVVAGDVRAELDADGDGFFSGLLPLPGVPEYRLLVEYEGTVQDTEDAYRFLPTLGDLDLHLIGEGRHEELWKALGAHPMTHQGVTGTRFSVWAPNARGVRVAGSFNFWDGTGFPMRSLGSTGVWELFVPGVGEGELYKFEITRPDGSKTLRADPLARRTEAPPNTSSVVCASHHAWGDAEWMARRGERPVHEAPFSVYEVHLPSWRPGLSYRQLAEQLPAYVKELGFTHVELMPIAEHPFGGSWGYQVTGFYAPTARLGTPDDFKYLVDALHRAGIGVLMDWVPAHFPRDDWALAEFDGRPLYEHQDPLRAAHPDWGTLEFDYGRREVRNFLVANAVYWCEEFHIDGLRVDAVASMLYLDYSREPGQWAPNEHGGRENLDAVAFLQEMNATVYRRNPGVVTIAEESTAWDGVTRATHHRGPSGFGGLGFGLKWNMGWMHDSLEYMAHDPIHRAYHHDEMTFSMVYAYSENYVLPISHDEVVHGKRSLVSKMPGDWWQQRANLRAYLGFMWAHPGKQLLFMGQEFAQGAEWSEEHGPDWWLLDAEYGAEADHRGVRDLVRDLNTVYRGTPALWERDTEPSGFSWVVGDAADDNVLAFLRHDAEGSPLLAVSNFSPVVRQDYRLGVPDDVPAWHEVLNTDAAAYGGSDVRNPGPVKPEPTPWHGRAASLRLTLPPLATLWLRPA, encoded by the coding sequence ATGACCCCACCATCGCCTGCCGAGGAGGCCCCGTCCGTGACCCCCCGTCCTCCGTCCGACGACAGCACGAAGAAGAGCGCCGAGGGCCGGCCGACGGCCGGTGCGCAGAAGGCGACAGCGGCTGCCTCAGAGCCGCCGACGGCCGGGAAGAAGAAGGCGGTGGCGAAGAAGGCGGCGACCGGGGCGAAGAAAGCCACGGCGAAGACAGCGGTCGCCAAGAAGGCCGTCGCGAAGACGCCGGTCGCGGGGGTTGAGGAGGCCGCCGCGGAGAGCGAGAACACCGCAGCGGTGAAGGCACCGGCCGAAAAGGCCCCGGCGAAGAAGGCGCCCGCCAAGAAGGCGCCCGCCAAGACGACGACGGCCAGGACGACGACGGCCGAGAAAACTGCGGCGAAGAAGGTCGCCGCCAAGAAGGTCGCCGCCAAGAAGGTCGCCGCGAGGACGACCGCGGCCGAGGTGGTCGCCGAGAAGGCGGTGGCGAAGAAGGCACCGGCCGGCACAGCCCCGGCCAAGAAGGCACTCGCCAAGAAGACGGCGGCCAAGGCGGCCAAGACGACGGTGGCGAAGGCACCCGCCAAGAAGACGGCGGCCAGGACGACGGCAGCCAAGAAGACGGCCGCGAAGAAGGTCGCCGCCGAGAAGGTGACCGCGCAGAAGGCCGTCGCGGCGGACCCGTTGGCCACCGTGGCCGTGTCCCCCGCTCTCGCGGCCGGGGACCGTGAGCGGCTGCTGGCCGGCACCCATCACGACCCGCATTCCGTGCTCGGCGCGCACCCGGTGCCCGGCGGTGTCGCCTTGCGGGCCTTCCGGCCGTACGCGCTGTCCGTGACCGTCGTCGCCGGGGATGTGCGGGCCGAGCTGGACGCCGACGGGGACGGCTTCTTCTCCGGGCTGCTGCCGCTGCCGGGCGTGCCCGAGTACCGGCTGCTGGTCGAGTACGAGGGCACGGTCCAGGACACCGAGGACGCGTACCGTTTCCTGCCCACGCTCGGCGATCTCGACCTCCACCTGATCGGTGAGGGACGTCATGAGGAGCTGTGGAAGGCACTCGGCGCCCACCCCATGACCCACCAGGGCGTGACCGGCACCCGCTTCTCGGTGTGGGCGCCGAACGCACGGGGCGTGCGCGTCGCCGGCAGCTTCAACTTCTGGGACGGCACCGGCTTCCCGATGCGCTCGCTCGGCTCGACCGGGGTGTGGGAGCTGTTCGTGCCCGGTGTCGGGGAGGGCGAGCTGTACAAGTTCGAGATCACCCGCCCCGACGGCTCCAAGACGCTGCGCGCCGACCCGCTGGCCCGCCGCACGGAGGCCCCGCCGAACACGTCCTCGGTCGTGTGCGCCTCGCACCACGCGTGGGGCGACGCGGAGTGGATGGCCCGGCGGGGTGAGCGGCCGGTGCACGAGGCGCCGTTCTCGGTGTACGAGGTGCACCTGCCGTCCTGGCGGCCGGGGCTGTCGTACCGGCAACTGGCCGAACAACTCCCCGCCTACGTCAAGGAGCTGGGCTTCACCCACGTCGAGTTGATGCCGATCGCCGAGCACCCCTTCGGCGGGTCCTGGGGCTACCAGGTCACCGGCTTCTACGCGCCCACCGCCCGCCTGGGCACCCCCGACGACTTCAAGTACCTCGTCGACGCCCTGCACCGGGCCGGCATCGGCGTCCTCATGGACTGGGTACCGGCCCACTTCCCGCGCGACGACTGGGCGCTGGCCGAGTTCGACGGACGCCCGCTGTACGAGCACCAGGACCCGCTGCGCGCGGCCCACCCCGACTGGGGAACCCTGGAGTTCGACTACGGGCGGCGCGAGGTGCGCAACTTCCTGGTCGCCAACGCCGTGTACTGGTGCGAGGAGTTCCACATCGACGGCCTGCGCGTGGACGCCGTCGCCTCCATGCTCTACCTCGACTACTCCCGCGAGCCCGGCCAGTGGGCCCCGAACGAGCACGGCGGCCGGGAGAACCTGGACGCGGTCGCCTTCCTCCAGGAGATGAACGCGACGGTGTACCGCCGCAACCCCGGCGTGGTGACGATCGCGGAGGAGTCCACCGCCTGGGACGGGGTGACCCGGGCGACGCACCACCGGGGGCCGAGCGGCTTCGGCGGCCTCGGCTTCGGGCTGAAGTGGAACATGGGCTGGATGCACGACTCGCTGGAGTACATGGCCCACGACCCGATCCACCGCGCGTACCACCACGACGAGATGACGTTCTCGATGGTGTACGCCTACAGCGAGAACTACGTCCTGCCGATCTCCCACGACGAGGTGGTGCACGGGAAGCGGTCGCTGGTGTCGAAGATGCCGGGCGACTGGTGGCAGCAGCGGGCGAACCTCCGTGCGTACCTGGGCTTCATGTGGGCGCACCCGGGCAAGCAACTCCTCTTCATGGGGCAGGAGTTCGCGCAGGGAGCGGAGTGGTCGGAGGAGCACGGACCGGACTGGTGGCTGCTGGATGCGGAGTACGGGGCGGAGGCGGACCACCGGGGGGTGCGGGACCTGGTCCGCGACCTCAACACCGTGTACCGCGGCACGCCGGCGCTGTGGGAGCGGGACACCGAACCGTCCGGTTTCAGCTGGGTCGTGGGCGACGCGGCGGACGACAACGTGTTGGCCTTCCTGCGCCACGACGCGGAGGGGAGCCCGCTGCTGGCGGTTTCCAACTTCTCCCCTGTCGTTCGCCAGGACTACCGCCTGGGCGTGCCCGACGACGTCCCTGCCTGGCACGAGGTGCTGAACACGGATGCGGCGGCTTACGGAGGCAGCGACGTCCGCAACCCGGGGCCGGTGAAGCCGGAACCCACACCGTGGCACGGCCGTGCGGCCAGCCTCCGCCTGACGCTGCCGCCGCTGGCAACGCTCTGGCTCCGCCCGGCCTAG
- a CDS encoding maltokinase N-terminal cap-like domain-containing protein has translation MPEAVIRPAATHPGLLASLDPLLREWLPRQRWFAGKGRPVTGFSLVAATDLLPPGGPLGLVHLLVRAHQPDTPAPGAMPRPGDCYQLLIGVREALPPHLAPALIGHLEDGPLAGRTVYEALYDPRAATVLMEAIRSRAHVGPLRFEGDTRQEIPEGLVPRLVTSEQSNSSIVYGDTFILKLLRRVLPGVNPDLELPLALAREGCPRVPAPAGWLLADLDGLEDPYVLAVLQPYVRGATDGWELALRELAKGEDFTAEARALGRATAEVHTALARALPTVTLGHAQIGLLVDGMTERLEAAAQAVPALRPYAPRLRSAFEALGDLAAEGRVWTAQRVHGDLHLGQCLRSPSGDWSLIDFEGEPSKPLTERRMPQPVTRDIAGMLRSFDYAAHSAVPAGPEWATECRAAYCSGYAEVAGRDPRTEPVLLRAYETDKAVYEVVYEARHRPDWLPVPMAAIRRLSADPTP, from the coding sequence ATGCCGGAAGCCGTCATCCGTCCCGCCGCGACCCACCCCGGTCTGCTCGCCTCCCTCGATCCACTGCTGCGGGAGTGGTTGCCGCGCCAGCGCTGGTTCGCGGGCAAGGGACGGCCGGTCACCGGGTTCTCCCTGGTGGCGGCCACCGACCTGCTGCCGCCCGGCGGCCCGCTGGGCCTGGTCCACCTCCTGGTGCGGGCACACCAGCCGGACACCCCGGCGCCCGGCGCCATGCCCCGCCCCGGGGACTGCTACCAGCTGCTGATAGGCGTCCGCGAGGCGCTGCCCCCGCATCTCGCCCCCGCGCTCATCGGGCATCTGGAGGACGGCCCGCTGGCCGGGCGGACCGTGTACGAGGCGCTGTACGACCCCCGGGCCGCCACCGTGCTCATGGAGGCGATCCGCAGCCGCGCCCACGTCGGCCCGCTGCGCTTCGAGGGGGACACGCGCCAGGAGATACCGGAGGGTCTCGTCCCGCGGCTGGTCACCTCCGAGCAGTCGAACTCCTCCATCGTCTACGGAGATACGTTCATCCTCAAACTCCTGCGCCGTGTCCTGCCGGGCGTCAACCCCGACCTCGAACTCCCGCTGGCACTCGCGCGCGAGGGCTGCCCCCGGGTGCCCGCCCCGGCCGGCTGGCTGCTCGCCGACCTGGACGGCCTCGAGGACCCGTACGTCCTGGCCGTGCTGCAGCCGTATGTGCGGGGCGCGACGGACGGCTGGGAGCTTGCGCTGCGCGAGCTGGCCAAGGGGGAGGACTTCACCGCCGAGGCGCGGGCGCTCGGGCGGGCGACGGCCGAGGTGCACACGGCGTTGGCCCGCGCTCTGCCCACCGTCACTCTCGGCCACGCCCAGATAGGGCTGCTGGTCGACGGCATGACCGAGCGGCTGGAGGCGGCGGCCCAGGCGGTGCCCGCGCTGCGGCCGTACGCGCCCCGGCTGCGCTCCGCCTTCGAGGCGCTGGGCGACCTCGCAGCCGAGGGGCGGGTGTGGACCGCCCAGCGCGTGCACGGCGACCTGCACCTGGGTCAGTGCCTGCGCTCACCGTCCGGGGACTGGTCACTGATCGACTTCGAGGGGGAGCCGTCGAAGCCGCTGACCGAGCGCCGGATGCCGCAGCCGGTGACGCGGGACATCGCCGGAATGCTGCGCTCCTTCGACTACGCGGCGCACTCGGCCGTCCCGGCGGGCCCGGAGTGGGCCACGGAGTGCCGGGCCGCCTACTGCTCCGGTTACGCGGAGGTCGCCGGGCGCGATCCGCGCACCGAACCGGTACTGCTGCGCGCGTACGAGACGGACAAGGCCGTCTACGAAGTCGTGTACGAGGCCCGCCACCGGCCCGACTGGCTTCCGGTCCCGATGGCGGCGATACGCCGGCTGTCCGCCGACCCCACACCATGA
- the treS gene encoding maltose alpha-D-glucosyltransferase, producing MIVNEPVPDTFEDTPAAERDPEWFKRAVFYEVLVRSFQDSNGDGVGDLKGLTAKLDYLQWLGVDCLWLPPFFKSPLRDGGYDVSDYTAVLPEFGDLADFVEFVDAAHQRGMRVIIDFVMNHTSDQHPWFQESRANPDGPYGDYYVWADDDKQFQDARIIFVDTEASNWTFDPVRKQYYWHRFFSHQPDLNYENPAVQEEMISALKFWLDLGIDGFRLDAVPYLYQQEGTNCENLPATHEFLKRVRKEIDAQYPDKVLLAEANQWPEDVVDYFGDYAGGGDECHMAFHFPVMPRIFMAVRRESRYPVSEILAKTPSIPSSCQWGIFLRNHDELTLEMVTDEERDYMWAEYAKDPRMRANIGIRRRLAPLLDNDRNQIELFTALLLSLPGSPILYYGDEIGMGDNIWLGDRDAVRTPMQWTPDRNAGFSSCDPGRLFLPTIMDPVYGYQVTNVEASMSSPSSLLHWTRRMIEIRKQNPAFGLGSYTELSSSNPAVLAFLREYKDDLVMCVHNFSRFAQPTELDLRQFAGRHPVELIGGVRFPAIGELPYLLTLAGHGFYWFRIRKAVA from the coding sequence ATGATCGTCAACGAGCCCGTTCCGGACACCTTCGAGGACACTCCCGCCGCGGAGCGCGACCCGGAGTGGTTCAAGCGTGCCGTCTTCTACGAGGTCCTGGTCAGGTCGTTCCAGGACAGCAATGGGGACGGCGTGGGCGACCTCAAGGGGCTGACCGCGAAGCTGGACTATCTGCAGTGGCTGGGCGTCGACTGCCTGTGGCTGCCGCCGTTCTTCAAGTCCCCGCTCCGGGACGGCGGTTACGACGTCTCCGACTACACGGCGGTGCTGCCGGAGTTCGGGGACCTGGCGGACTTCGTGGAGTTCGTCGACGCCGCCCACCAGCGGGGCATGCGCGTGATCATCGACTTCGTGATGAACCACACCAGCGACCAGCACCCGTGGTTCCAGGAGTCGCGCGCCAATCCCGACGGCCCCTACGGGGATTACTACGTCTGGGCCGACGACGACAAGCAGTTCCAGGACGCGCGGATCATCTTCGTCGACACCGAGGCCTCCAACTGGACCTTCGACCCGGTCCGCAAGCAGTACTACTGGCACCGGTTCTTCTCCCACCAGCCGGACCTCAACTATGAGAACCCGGCCGTGCAGGAGGAGATGATCTCCGCCCTGAAGTTCTGGCTGGACCTCGGCATCGACGGCTTCCGTCTGGACGCGGTGCCGTACCTCTACCAGCAGGAAGGCACCAACTGCGAAAACCTTCCGGCGACGCACGAGTTCCTGAAGCGGGTCCGCAAGGAGATCGACGCGCAGTACCCCGACAAGGTGCTGCTGGCGGAGGCGAACCAGTGGCCGGAGGACGTGGTCGACTACTTCGGCGACTACGCCGGCGGCGGCGACGAGTGCCACATGGCCTTCCACTTCCCGGTCATGCCGCGCATCTTCATGGCGGTGCGCCGTGAGTCCCGCTACCCGGTCTCGGAGATCCTGGCCAAGACCCCGTCGATCCCGTCGAGCTGCCAGTGGGGCATCTTCCTTCGCAACCACGACGAGCTGACCCTGGAGATGGTCACCGACGAGGAACGCGACTACATGTGGGCGGAGTACGCCAAGGACCCCCGCATGCGCGCCAACATCGGCATCCGCCGCCGGCTGGCCCCGCTGCTGGACAACGACCGCAACCAGATCGAACTGTTCACCGCGCTGCTGCTGTCCCTGCCCGGCAGCCCGATCCTGTACTACGGCGACGAGATCGGCATGGGCGACAACATCTGGCTCGGCGACCGGGACGCGGTACGCACCCCGATGCAGTGGACCCCGGACCGCAACGCCGGTTTCTCCTCCTGCGACCCGGGCCGCCTGTTCCTGCCCACGATCATGGACCCGGTCTACGGCTACCAGGTCACCAACGTGGAGGCGTCGATGTCGTCGCCGTCCTCGCTGCTGCACTGGACCCGGCGCATGATCGAGATCCGCAAACAGAACCCCGCGTTCGGCCTCGGCTCCTACACCGAACTGTCCTCCTCCAACCCGGCCGTGCTCGCCTTCCTGCGGGAGTACAAGGACGACCTGGTGATGTGCGTGCACAACTTCTCCCGGTTCGCGCAGCCCACCGAGCTGGACCTGCGCCAGTTCGCGGGCCGGCACCCGGTGGAACTGATCGGCGGGGTCCGCTTCCCCGCGATCGGAGAACTGCCCTACCTGCTCACCCTCGCAGGCCACGGCTTCTACTGGTTCCGCATCCGCAAGGCCGTCGCCTAG
- a CDS encoding alpha-1,4-glucan--maltose-1-phosphate maltosyltransferase — protein MPPTHHSPAPPAPGTIPARHTDAGPPAQRKPASDAGPSPAPDTGPVLGRIPVLDVRPLVLGGRRPAKAVVGEEFEISATVFREGHDAVAANVVLTDAEGRRGPWTPMRELAPGTDRWGATVSLPSEGRWTYAVEAWSDPVSTWRHHAGIKIPAGMDTELVLEEGARLYERAATGVPEGEDGQGVLPAAACALRDTGRPAASRLAAALTPEVDAVLARYPLRELVTSSDALPLVVERERALFGSWYEFFPRSEGTSERPHGTFRTAARRLPVIAGMGFDVVYLPPIHPIGTTFRKGPNNSLSAGPGDVGVPWAIGSPEGGHDAVHPDLGSIEDFDWFVGRAREVGLEVALDFALQCSPDHPWVDKHPEWFRHRPDGSIAYAENPPKKYQDIYPVHFDADMDGLVAETLRVLRFWMGHGVRIFRVDNPHTKPVVFWERVIGDVNATDPDVIFLAEAFTRPAMMHTLAKVGFQQSYTYFTWRNSKQELTEYLSELSGEAAAYMRPNFFVNTPDILHAYLQHGGRPAFEVRAVLAATLSPTWGVYSGYELCENVPLREGSEEYLDSEKYQLRPRDWEAAEREGRSIAPLIARLNEVRRNSPALRQLRDLHFHHADKDAVIVYSKRSGSNTVLVVVNLDPHHTQEATVSLDMPRLGLDWHETVPVRDELTGVIYHWGRANYVRLTPGDSPAHVLTVLRPSSPQIGGSPTR, from the coding sequence ATGCCCCCGACGCACCACTCGCCGGCACCCCCGGCACCTGGCACCATCCCCGCACGACACACCGACGCCGGTCCCCCCGCCCAGCGGAAACCCGCCTCGGACGCGGGGCCGAGCCCGGCGCCGGACACCGGCCCCGTCCTCGGACGCATCCCCGTCCTCGACGTACGCCCCCTCGTCCTCGGCGGCCGGCGCCCGGCCAAGGCCGTGGTCGGCGAGGAGTTCGAGATCTCCGCGACGGTCTTCCGCGAGGGCCACGACGCCGTCGCCGCGAACGTCGTCCTCACCGACGCCGAAGGCCGCCGGGGACCCTGGACACCGATGCGTGAACTGGCCCCCGGCACCGACCGCTGGGGCGCCACCGTCTCCCTTCCGAGTGAGGGCCGCTGGACCTACGCCGTGGAGGCGTGGAGCGATCCGGTCAGCACCTGGCGCCACCACGCGGGGATCAAGATCCCGGCGGGGATGGACACCGAGCTCGTCCTGGAGGAGGGCGCACGACTGTACGAACGCGCGGCCACCGGCGTCCCCGAAGGCGAGGACGGACAGGGCGTGCTGCCGGCCGCGGCCTGTGCCCTGCGCGACACCGGCCGCCCGGCCGCCTCCCGTCTCGCGGCTGCGCTGACTCCCGAGGTGGATGCGGTCTTGGCGCGGTATCCGCTGCGTGAACTGGTGACGTCTTCTGATGCGTTGCCGTTGGTGGTGGAGCGGGAGCGGGCGTTGTTCGGGTCGTGGTACGAGTTCTTCCCGCGTTCGGAGGGGACTTCGGAGCGGCCGCACGGGACGTTCCGTACGGCGGCGCGGCGGCTGCCGGTGATCGCGGGGATGGGTTTCGATGTGGTGTATCTGCCGCCGATCCATCCGATCGGGACGACGTTCCGCAAGGGGCCCAACAATTCTCTGTCGGCGGGGCCGGGGGATGTGGGGGTGCCGTGGGCGATCGGGTCGCCGGAGGGCGGTCATGACGCGGTGCATCCGGATCTGGGCTCGATCGAGGATTTCGACTGGTTCGTGGGGCGGGCGCGGGAGGTGGGGCTGGAGGTGGCCCTGGATTTCGCGTTGCAGTGTTCGCCGGATCATCCGTGGGTGGACAAGCATCCGGAGTGGTTCCGGCATCGTCCGGACGGGTCGATCGCGTATGCGGAGAATCCGCCGAAGAAGTACCAGGACATCTATCCGGTCCATTTCGATGCGGACATGGACGGGTTGGTGGCGGAGACGCTGCGGGTGCTGCGGTTCTGGATGGGGCATGGGGTGCGGATCTTCCGGGTGGACAATCCGCACACCAAGCCGGTGGTGTTCTGGGAGCGGGTGATCGGGGACGTCAATGCCACGGATCCGGATGTGATCTTCCTGGCGGAGGCGTTCACGCGGCCGGCGATGATGCACACGCTGGCCAAGGTGGGGTTCCAGCAGTCCTACACGTATTTCACGTGGCGGAATTCGAAGCAGGAGCTGACGGAGTATCTGAGTGAGTTGTCGGGGGAGGCGGCGGCGTACATGCGGCCGAACTTCTTCGTGAACACTCCGGACATCCTGCATGCGTATCTGCAGCACGGGGGGCGGCCCGCGTTCGAGGTGCGGGCGGTGCTGGCGGCGACGCTGTCGCCGACGTGGGGGGTGTACTCGGGGTACGAGTTGTGTGAGAACGTGCCGCTGCGGGAGGGCAGTGAGGAGTATCTGGACTCGGAGAAGTACCAACTCAGGCCCCGGGACTGGGAAGCCGCCGAGCGCGAGGGCCGCAGCATCGCCCCCCTGATCGCCAGGCTGAACGAGGTCCGCCGGAACAGTCCGGCACTGCGGCAGCTGCGTGACCTGCACTTCCACCACGCCGACAAGGACGCGGTGATCGTCTACTCCAAGCGTTCGGGTTCGAACACGGTTCTGGTGGTCGTGAACCTCGACCCTCACCACACCCAGGAGGCGACGGTCTCGTTGGACATGCCGCGGCTCGGCCTCGACTGGCACGAGACCGTACCGGTGCGCGATGAGCTCACCGGTGTCATCTATCACTGGGGCAGGGCCAACTACGTACGTCTGACGCCGGGCGACAGCCCCGCGCACGTGCTGACCGTCCTGCGACCGTCCTCACCGCAGATCGGAGGGTCACCCACACGATGA
- a CDS encoding S8 family peptidase: MARMRKARLRWAGGLTTIATVAALAAVAQPAQAAPEGTVLGAGAPGAVSGSYIVTLKGGTEALSTSGKGIAEKYGARISQTYGSALNGYAVTVDERQARRLAADSRVASVVQDTRVALDHYQKNPPSWGLDRIDQPNLPLDKGYTWPEPAGAGVTAYVIDTGIRISHKDFGGRASYGWDFVDNDASAQDGNGHGTHVAGTIAGTTYGVAKQAEVVAVRVLDDNGAGTTAQVIAGIDWVTKHARKPAVANLSLGGYANAQLDAAVRNSIASGVTYAVAAGNDGLAAGLYSPARVDQAITVGASDRKDARASFSNWGPSLDLFAPGVAITSDSNASDTGTATLSGTSMATPHVAGAASLYLARHPRATPAEVSQALVRRAVSGKIKGAGIGSPDKLLQVDNP; the protein is encoded by the coding sequence ATGGCACGGATGAGAAAGGCGCGTCTGCGCTGGGCGGGCGGTCTGACCACCATCGCCACGGTCGCGGCACTCGCGGCCGTCGCACAGCCCGCGCAGGCCGCCCCGGAAGGAACCGTCCTCGGCGCCGGTGCTCCCGGCGCCGTCAGCGGCAGCTACATCGTGACGCTCAAGGGGGGAACGGAGGCCCTGTCGACCTCCGGCAAGGGCATCGCCGAGAAGTACGGGGCGAGAATCAGCCAGACCTACGGCAGCGCGCTCAACGGCTACGCGGTGACCGTCGACGAGCGGCAGGCCCGGCGTCTCGCGGCTGACTCCCGCGTGGCCTCGGTCGTCCAGGACACCCGGGTCGCACTCGACCACTACCAGAAGAACCCGCCCTCATGGGGCCTGGACCGGATCGACCAGCCGAACCTGCCGCTCGACAAGGGCTACACCTGGCCCGAACCCGCGGGAGCGGGCGTGACGGCGTACGTCATCGACACCGGCATCCGCATCTCGCACAAGGACTTCGGCGGCCGGGCGAGCTACGGCTGGGACTTCGTCGACAACGACGCGAGCGCCCAGGACGGCAACGGACACGGCACGCACGTGGCCGGCACCATCGCGGGCACCACGTACGGGGTGGCCAAACAGGCCGAGGTCGTCGCCGTGCGCGTCCTCGACGACAACGGCGCGGGCACCACCGCGCAGGTCATCGCGGGCATCGACTGGGTGACCAAGCACGCGAGGAAGCCCGCGGTGGCCAACCTGAGCCTGGGCGGCTACGCGAACGCCCAGCTGGACGCGGCCGTGCGCAACTCCATCGCCTCCGGCGTCACCTACGCGGTCGCCGCCGGCAACGACGGGCTCGCGGCCGGCCTGTACTCCCCGGCCCGGGTCGATCAGGCCATCACGGTCGGCGCCAGCGACCGCAAGGACGCCCGGGCGAGCTTCTCCAACTGGGGTCCGAGCCTGGACCTGTTCGCCCCCGGCGTGGCGATCACCTCGGACTCGAACGCGAGCGACACCGGCACCGCCACGCTCTCCGGCACTTCGATGGCGACACCGCACGTCGCAGGCGCCGCCTCCCTCTATCTGGCCCGCCATCCCAGGGCCACCCCGGCGGAGGTGAGCCAGGCCCTCGTACGGCGGGCGGTCTCCGGGAAGATCAAGGGAGCGGGGATCGGGTCGCCCGACAAGCTGCTCCAGGTCGACAATCCTTGA